TTCGTAGGGGTTGCGGAAGCGGAAAATAACCGAGCCCAAGGCATTGCCTGGGCCAGGATTCTGACGAATGGTGTAGTAGAACCGCTTCTTCCGGACGTCCCACCAGTCTACCTCGGTGGGGTCTATTAGCTCGCCCTGGGCATTGTAGATGGAAAAATTATGCCGGGCCGCGTACCGCGGGTTATCCCGCAAGCGGGGCAGAATTTCCTCGGTGGCAATGCTGTAGGGCACCCGCCACTCGGGGGCCAGGGTAAAGACGCGGAGCTTGCTGCTGAGCGTAGGCGTGGGGCTCTCGGGCTTGCCGATAACGAGGCGGTGGGTTTGCAATACGGTGTCGCCGTGCACCACTTCCAGCGCGTAGGCCGGCAGGTTTACCAGCACGTAGTTGGAATCGGGAATGGCCTGCCAACGCCAGCGCTCCAGCGTGAGCGCCAGCTGCTGGGCCCGCCGGATACGCACCGAATCGCGCCCCAGGGGCCGCTGGCGCCAGCGGGCCAACGCCTGCTGCAGCTGCTGGTACTCCCGCTGCTGGGGCTGGCAGCGCAGCAGCTCGGGCACAAATTCGGGCGCCTCCAGGGCCCGGGCCAGCCAGGCGGACGGCTCAAAAAGCGAGTCGGCCTTTTCCAGGGGCGAAGGCTTGAGCTCCCGCAGCTGGCCCCGGCGCAAATGCAGCGCAAACCGCAGCAGGCCATCGGTGAGCAGGATCTCGAAGCGGGCCTGGCGAATGCGTTGGCGCGCCGACGCCCCGGCTGGCCCAATCGATTTGGCCAAAGCCTGCAGGGCGGGCACGTGGTAGTTATTGGGCTGAAGCCCATATTCTTCGACCTTCTGCAGCAGGGCCAGTGCCGCATGGCCCGATGCGCTGACCTGGGAACCCGCACTCCAGGCCGGGGCATAGTCGCGCCGGCTGTAAAAGGCATTGGTTCCGCGCCCGTCGTGGCAGAGCAAGGGCCGGTGGCCCGCGGTCACGGCGGTGTCGGCCAGTAATGCCCGGATGCGGAGCGGCAGCGAGTCGGGCGCGGATTGGGCTGATGGTTCAGCTAGGTGCGCGCGCAATAGTGGTTGGGGCTTACGTGCTGGGCTGGCGGCGGCCAGTGTCAGCAATAAGGCCAACAGCAGGTGCCCTATCAGTTGCATAAACAAGTAGCGTAAAGGTTCTTATCATTCGAAAATCAATTAATCACGTCGTTGATTAGCCGGGTAAATCATCGGGCCAGTTTGGCTGGCTTTAAAAAAATACGGTTTGTTTTGGTTCTGGTTTCTTTTCAAAACGAAGCCAATCCCCTCTCCTATCGCCACCTAATTTACTAAATTTAAATGGTAAATTACAATAACACCCCGCGAAGTAGTAGCCCAGTAAGCCAGTTGAATACTTGACTATTTAGTCAAGCCACTTGCCGGATATAAAGCGGAAAATGGCCGCCTGGCCAGGCTGTCGCCAGAAGAAAACAGGCCTAGGGAGTGTTTACAGTTAAGGTCGACCTTTGAGCATGAATAAAGACCGGAGTTTATTGACCGATGCGCAGTGGGCGAAGCTTTCGCCGTTGCTGCCGGGCCAAGAAAGTTCGCCGGGCACGACGGCCAAAGACACGCGCTTGTTCGTGGAAGCCGTGCTCTGGCGGGCCCGTTGCGGCGTCTCGTGGCGTGATTTGCCGGCCGAGCGGTTTGGGCCCTGGCACACGGTGTACGCCCGGTTTCGCCGCTGGCGGCAAGCCGGGGTATGGCCCCGGGTGCTGGCCCAAGTGCAACAGGAAGCCGGCTTGCACCGCCTGCTGGTCGATTCCACCACCGTACGGGCGCACCAGGTGGCCGCCGGCGCGAAAAAAAAGACAGCCCTTGCGGGCAGGCGCTCGGCCGCAGCCGCGGCGGCTTCACGACCAAACTCCACCTGAGTTGCGACGCGCAGGGCCGCATTTGCGCCCTGGCCCTGACCGGGGGCCACGCGGGGGATTGCCCGCAAGCGCTCGGGTTGCTGGTGCA
This region of Hymenobacter sedentarius genomic DNA includes:
- a CDS encoding L,D-transpeptidase family protein, whose protein sequence is MQLIGHLLLALLLTLAAASPARKPQPLLRAHLAEPSAQSAPDSLPLRIRALLADTAVTAGHRPLLCHDGRGTNAFYSRRDYAPAWSAGSQVSASGHAALALLQKVEEYGLQPNNYHVPALQALAKSIGPAGASARQRIRQARFEILLTDGLLRFALHLRRGQLRELKPSPLEKADSLFEPSAWLARALEAPEFVPELLRCQPQQREYQQLQQALARWRQRPLGRDSVRIRRAQQLALTLERWRWQAIPDSNYVLVNLPAYALEVVHGDTVLQTHRLVIGKPESPTPTLSSKLRVFTLAPEWRVPYSIATEEILPRLRDNPRYAARHNFSIYNAQGELIDPTEVDWWDVRKKRFYYTIRQNPGPGNALGSVIFRFRNPYEVYLHATYDTRDFKRPYRALGHGCMRMERPMELASYLVGADSLRATLPSEAELAAAPVPRRVTLAHPVPLHVRYATCAVVAGQLRFYADVYKQDEALRQQLFGRGVN